One segment of Pseudoalteromonas rubra DNA contains the following:
- a CDS encoding methyltransferase, with protein MHSSFSSQFLALDALLTDTRRYWQLLAFDHIDIPWPDLEEALLSLSDEDVTALDRDPESLIVFLAPYIPALQTLPTLTALSLDVASRPEFPFWLSNGIKGRKLAQLQDFVTQVYQPKLPVLEWCAGKGHLGRLLAYLGAEHVDSVELQAALCQQGQHSAEQQKLAMTFHCADVLNDPITQYFRPRQQAVALHACGRLHQTFMEQASAAQCEQISLSPCCYHLFTEPTYQPMSDVAAHSALDLSHSDMKLALQETVTAPGRVAKVRKREVQWRLAFDALRRDVTGDTQYLSVPSVNKAIFSGPFVDFCHWAAEQKQLDLPAHFDADYYLAQGRARQRITERIELVRHAFRRAIEVWLVLDRVLYLEQAGYDVSLSEFCHKSLTPRNILIQATRCQSAK; from the coding sequence ATGCACAGTTCCTTTTCTTCTCAGTTTTTAGCCCTGGATGCCTTGCTCACAGACACGCGTCGTTACTGGCAATTACTGGCATTCGATCATATCGACATCCCCTGGCCAGATCTGGAAGAGGCGTTGTTATCGCTGAGTGATGAGGACGTGACGGCTCTGGATCGGGATCCTGAGTCATTGATAGTGTTTCTTGCACCTTATATACCGGCATTGCAAACGCTCCCGACTTTGACGGCGCTGTCGCTAGATGTTGCGAGTCGACCGGAGTTTCCGTTTTGGCTCAGTAATGGCATCAAGGGCCGCAAGTTGGCTCAGTTACAGGACTTTGTTACTCAGGTATATCAGCCAAAGCTGCCGGTGCTGGAGTGGTGCGCGGGTAAAGGTCACCTGGGCCGGCTGTTGGCTTATCTGGGCGCGGAGCATGTCGATAGTGTTGAGTTGCAGGCGGCTTTATGTCAGCAAGGGCAGCACAGTGCCGAGCAACAAAAGTTGGCCATGACCTTTCATTGTGCCGATGTACTTAATGATCCGATCACACAGTATTTTCGACCACGGCAGCAGGCTGTTGCATTGCATGCCTGCGGTAGGTTGCATCAGACCTTTATGGAGCAGGCGAGCGCCGCACAGTGCGAGCAGATCAGCCTGTCACCCTGCTGTTATCATCTGTTTACTGAGCCCACCTACCAGCCGATGAGTGACGTTGCAGCGCACAGTGCTTTGGATTTGTCACACAGTGACATGAAACTGGCGTTGCAGGAGACGGTTACTGCGCCAGGAAGAGTCGCGAAAGTACGTAAACGAGAGGTCCAGTGGCGGCTAGCCTTTGATGCGCTGCGCCGTGATGTGACTGGCGATACTCAGTACCTCAGTGTGCCCTCCGTGAACAAGGCGATTTTTTCCGGACCGTTTGTTGATTTCTGTCACTGGGCAGCTGAGCAAAAGCAGTTAGACTTACCGGCACACTTTGATGCTGACTATTACCTGGCACAAGGGCGTGCACGTCAGCGTATCACTGAGCGCATCGAGCTGGTGCGCCATGCCTTTCGTCGCGCCATAGAAGTGTGGCTGGTGCTCGACAGGGTGTTATATCTTGAACAGGCCGGGTATGATGTCAGCCTCTCGGAGTTTTGTCATAAATCACTGACGCCAAGAAATATCTTGATCCAGGCTACACGGTGTCAATCAGCAAAATAA